The following are encoded in a window of Mycobacteroides chelonae CCUG 47445 genomic DNA:
- a CDS encoding multicopper oxidase family protein, translating into MVFVPDSSAINRRRFLAALAAVPLAASACGNGSPDSPAPSGGPMGFDRPLPIPQLAPSQVIDGVRRFTLQAAPGTTEIVAGTRTPTWGYNGSVLGPTLRAARGETVAITVDNQLPESTTTHWHGMHLPARYDGGPHQPIATGTRWEPSWRINQPAASLWYHPHPHGATLKHVYRGLAGMFLIDDDTSPEGLPKTYGVDDIPLILQDLKFHPDGRLDESDPEDRGLLGNTTATNGITGAYLQVSTGRVRLRILNASVGRIYTLGFSDNRTFTLIASDGGLLEKPVPLQRIQLSPAERAEIIVEMSPGKPVMLRGYPMTRWPDETWRGRFGLAESFDILALRPAQNLRHSPAVPDTLAPLPPAAPPAGALVRRFHLQRGTNAAGKNIFKINDQLMDMARIDFDITDGAHEIWEVAGGDRVWPHNFHIHDTQFRILQIAGAPPPPELAGWKDTVFIYPQTTVRLAARFSGYTDPVNPYMYHCHMLFHEDQGMMGQFRTLAPGQQPGSSATGPGMHS; encoded by the coding sequence ATGGTGTTCGTCCCCGATTCCTCTGCGATTAACCGGCGCCGATTCCTGGCAGCCCTTGCCGCGGTACCCCTGGCGGCGAGTGCATGCGGCAACGGATCACCTGATTCTCCGGCACCATCAGGGGGTCCGATGGGCTTCGATCGGCCGTTGCCGATCCCGCAGCTGGCGCCCTCCCAGGTCATCGACGGAGTGCGCCGATTCACGCTACAGGCCGCACCCGGCACCACTGAGATCGTGGCCGGAACCCGCACCCCGACATGGGGATACAACGGATCGGTACTGGGGCCGACGCTGCGCGCGGCCCGCGGCGAAACCGTGGCCATCACGGTGGACAATCAACTGCCCGAAAGCACCACCACGCACTGGCACGGCATGCACCTGCCCGCCCGGTATGACGGTGGCCCGCACCAGCCGATCGCCACCGGCACCCGTTGGGAGCCCAGCTGGCGCATCAACCAACCTGCAGCCTCACTGTGGTATCACCCGCACCCGCACGGGGCCACCCTCAAACACGTCTATCGCGGCCTGGCAGGCATGTTCCTCATCGACGACGACACCTCCCCGGAGGGGTTGCCGAAAACCTATGGCGTGGATGATATCCCGCTGATTTTGCAGGACTTGAAATTCCATCCGGACGGAAGGTTGGATGAATCCGATCCCGAAGACCGGGGCCTGCTAGGTAACACCACCGCCACCAACGGCATCACCGGCGCCTACCTGCAGGTGAGCACCGGCCGGGTTCGGCTGCGAATCCTGAACGCCTCGGTCGGACGGATCTACACCCTCGGTTTCAGCGACAACCGCACCTTCACCCTGATCGCCAGCGACGGGGGTCTACTCGAAAAACCCGTGCCCCTGCAACGGATCCAGCTCAGCCCCGCTGAACGCGCCGAGATCATCGTCGAGATGTCCCCGGGCAAGCCGGTGATGTTGCGCGGCTACCCGATGACCCGGTGGCCCGATGAAACCTGGCGCGGGCGGTTCGGCCTGGCCGAGTCCTTCGACATCCTGGCGCTGCGCCCCGCACAGAACCTGCGCCACAGCCCTGCGGTGCCGGACACCCTGGCTCCTCTACCGCCTGCCGCACCGCCCGCTGGGGCGCTGGTACGGCGCTTTCATCTGCAGCGCGGCACCAATGCCGCCGGCAAAAACATCTTCAAGATCAACGACCAGCTCATGGACATGGCCCGCATTGACTTCGACATCACTGACGGCGCCCACGAAATCTGGGAAGTCGCCGGAGGAGACCGGGTCTGGCCGCACAACTTTCACATCCATGACACCCAGTTCCGCATCCTTCAGATCGCCGGGGCACCGCCGCCACCAGAGTTGGCAGGGTGGAAGGACACCGTGTTCATCTACCCGCAGACCACGGTGCGGCTAGCGGCACGATTCTCCGGCTACACCGACCCGGTCAACCCGTACATGTACCACTGCCACATGCTGTTTCACGAAGACCAAGGCATGATGGGCCAATTCCGCACTCTAGCCCCCGGACAACAACCCGGATCCAGCGCCACCGGCCCCGGCATGCACTCGTGA
- the chrA gene encoding chromate efflux transporter, with protein sequence MDEHGKMPCGTVWEVAGVFLRLGIIGFGGPAAHIALMRQELVRRRGWVSDERFVDLMGATNLIPGPNSTELAIHLGFERARWRGLVTAGVCFIVPAALMVTALAWAYVRYGQTPAVEGLLYGVVPVVIGIIAHALFALLRTVIKGIGLALLAAAALAAYLAGVNELVILAAGASLAVAAHLAKRARGQIHSFVAAPLVAVGHPLFVDPTGGQLTQLFTTMLKIGAVLYGSGYVLLAFLRGDFVERLGWITGQQLLDAVSIGQVTPGPVFTTATFIGYLIAGPLGALVATIAIFLPSFVFVGLLTRLTDKLRSLPWTSALLDGLNTTALALMAGVTWQLGRAAIIDPLTAALAVATAVAVWKTKLNTAWYIAAGAAIGLAHAALT encoded by the coding sequence ATGGACGAGCACGGCAAGATGCCTTGCGGCACGGTGTGGGAGGTGGCGGGGGTTTTCTTGCGCCTGGGCATCATCGGGTTCGGTGGTCCGGCGGCGCATATCGCGCTGATGCGCCAGGAGCTGGTGCGCCGGCGAGGTTGGGTTAGCGATGAACGGTTCGTGGACCTGATGGGCGCCACCAACTTGATCCCCGGCCCGAACTCGACTGAGCTGGCCATCCACTTGGGTTTTGAGCGGGCGCGCTGGCGGGGCCTGGTCACCGCCGGGGTGTGTTTTATCGTGCCGGCGGCGCTGATGGTGACTGCGCTGGCCTGGGCGTATGTGCGCTACGGCCAAACGCCGGCTGTCGAAGGGCTGCTGTACGGGGTGGTGCCGGTGGTCATCGGCATCATCGCCCACGCCTTGTTCGCGCTGCTGCGCACCGTCATCAAAGGTATCGGCCTGGCGCTGCTGGCCGCCGCCGCCCTGGCCGCCTACCTGGCGGGAGTCAACGAGCTCGTCATTCTGGCCGCCGGGGCGAGCCTGGCCGTTGCGGCACATCTGGCCAAACGGGCGCGCGGGCAGATACACAGCTTCGTGGCCGCACCCCTTGTCGCCGTGGGCCATCCACTGTTTGTCGACCCCACCGGCGGTCAGCTGACCCAGTTGTTCACCACGATGCTCAAAATCGGGGCCGTCCTCTACGGCAGCGGTTACGTGCTGCTGGCCTTCCTGCGCGGCGATTTCGTCGAACGACTCGGCTGGATCACAGGCCAACAACTCCTCGACGCGGTCTCCATCGGACAAGTAACCCCCGGCCCGGTGTTCACCACCGCCACCTTCATCGGCTATCTCATCGCCGGACCGCTCGGCGCCCTGGTGGCCACCATCGCGATCTTCCTACCCTCCTTCGTGTTCGTCGGCCTGCTCACCCGCCTCACCGACAAACTACGGTCGCTGCCCTGGACTTCGGCGCTGCTCGACGGCCTCAACACCACCGCACTGGCCCTCATGGCCGGAGTCACCTGGCAACTGGGCCGCGCAGCCATCATCGACCCACTCACCGCCGCACTGGCGGTGGCCACCGCAGTCGCGGTCTGGAAAACCAAACTCAATACCGCCTGGTACATCGCTGCCGGAGCCGCCATCGGCCTGGCCCACGCGGCACTGACCTGA
- a CDS encoding DoxX family protein, translated as MSAPSSATWLRLGQTSAPAATILIRFYVGLIFLCEGILKFLRPETLGTGRFDKAGIPAPAFLANLDGTLETVCGILLLAGLATRVAAVPMIINMAGALLITKAPILWADAALFPKASGWWDFIHESRTDLAQLCGATFLLLAGAGAYSLDAAINRRAAATNP; from the coding sequence ATGTCCGCACCGTCATCGGCCACTTGGTTGCGCCTGGGGCAAACCAGCGCACCGGCAGCAACGATCCTGATCCGCTTCTATGTCGGGCTCATCTTCTTGTGCGAGGGAATCCTGAAATTCCTACGCCCCGAAACCCTCGGCACCGGCCGCTTCGACAAAGCCGGAATCCCAGCCCCTGCCTTCTTGGCGAACCTGGACGGAACACTCGAAACTGTCTGCGGCATCCTGCTACTGGCCGGCTTAGCCACCCGCGTGGCCGCGGTGCCGATGATCATCAACATGGCCGGGGCGCTGCTGATCACCAAAGCTCCCATCCTGTGGGCTGATGCAGCCCTGTTCCCCAAAGCCTCCGGATGGTGGGACTTCATCCACGAATCCCGCACCGACCTGGCACAACTCTGCGGCGCCACCTTCCTGCTCCTGGCCGGCGCAGGCGCCTACTCGCTGGATGCAGCCATCAACCGCCGGGCAGCGGCCACGAACCCATAG
- a CDS encoding PadR family transcriptional regulator, which produces MREFQRGAVRLHILHHAAEEEVHGAWMTEELARHGYDISPGTLYPTLHRLEADGLLTSRQLVVEGRARRLYRATRAGKAALKEDLRALDELAREMLDQQKP; this is translated from the coding sequence GTGCGGGAGTTTCAGCGAGGTGCGGTGCGGCTGCACATCTTGCATCACGCTGCCGAGGAGGAGGTTCACGGTGCGTGGATGACCGAGGAGCTGGCCCGGCACGGCTACGACATCAGCCCGGGCACGCTGTATCCGACGTTGCACCGGTTGGAGGCCGATGGTTTGTTGACATCGCGGCAGTTGGTCGTTGAGGGGCGTGCCCGGCGGCTGTATCGGGCAACACGTGCGGGTAAGGCCGCACTCAAGGAGGACTTGCGGGCGCTAGACGAGCTGGCCCGGGAGATGCTGGATCAGCAAAAACCTTGA